The Novipirellula caenicola genome contains a region encoding:
- a CDS encoding DUF2190 family protein translates to MDIRHIDGRYPFAAEAAYDPGDFLQRPDGSWALFDGLQSCAIGDRIDPLPIKSPMTVDVVKKSTDTFAKAANAYWDATNKEVTTTSTGNTLIGTSTEVAGSGTTKLHVAITL, encoded by the coding sequence ATGGACATCCGACACATTGACGGTCGCTATCCCTTCGCCGCCGAAGCCGCCTACGATCCCGGCGACTTTCTGCAGCGTCCCGATGGTTCGTGGGCATTGTTCGACGGACTTCAAAGCTGTGCGATCGGCGACCGTATCGACCCGTTGCCGATCAAATCGCCGATGACCGTCGACGTCGTGAAGAAATCGACCGACACATTTGCCAAAGCGGCCAACGCGTATTGGGATGCGACCAACAAGGAAGTGACAACGACGTCGACCGGCAACACGTTGATCGGAACATCGACGGAAGTGGCTGGATCGGGCACGACGAAATTGCACGTCGCGATTACGTTGTAA
- a CDS encoding phage portal protein: MLQRLRTMLGLAAASTVTGETESPTHFRKSWTASRFDSSIVDDPERSGQVWYSADYAARGEFESADTNRLNSAHWSAARDTPINDDLADRLPTMRTRSNHEAWNNTAIEGLILQHSIAVAGDNGPLLDLQAEDEIGDTWCELAEKVWEDWCEYSDAAGQLSLAARMKNFWNRGCWTNGEWFDQFVYPSDVDTPIKLRLHAVEPQRIQTPMTEAGNPAITLGIKRDALRRPKEYWVANDWYGFNGGKWYTADGFMHGYEQLEVGQARGVPWAQSGLPTAADLRDYDDQVMDAARAAADMAIVLQTKHPDAPYVESKASVPFRRRRMTHVAPGWEAAQLQPHQPTAQYKDHRHERMGDLGRGKGVPSMVTRLDAREHNYSSARFDRGLLHESAKHVRTTLYNPKLKVLVVRVLSEAILVGVLPPPPCRFGVEQIWPAMPQVDEDKSSRAENRYLGNGTLSYSAACAERHGRRANDVIRIRQRDANRLAAAGLPSVAESVGTAQKSESSETPKTDES; the protein is encoded by the coding sequence GTGCTGCAGCGACTACGCACCATGCTCGGATTGGCGGCCGCGTCGACCGTTACCGGGGAAACCGAATCGCCAACGCACTTTCGCAAATCGTGGACGGCATCGCGCTTTGATTCGTCGATCGTGGACGATCCCGAGCGATCAGGACAAGTTTGGTACAGTGCCGACTATGCCGCTCGCGGTGAATTCGAATCGGCCGACACCAACCGATTGAACTCGGCTCATTGGTCCGCCGCGCGTGACACCCCCATCAACGATGATTTGGCTGACCGTTTGCCAACGATGCGGACTAGGTCGAACCACGAAGCGTGGAACAATACCGCGATCGAGGGTTTGATTCTTCAGCATTCCATCGCGGTCGCAGGCGACAACGGTCCGCTGCTCGATTTGCAAGCCGAAGATGAGATCGGCGACACATGGTGCGAATTGGCGGAAAAGGTGTGGGAAGATTGGTGCGAGTACTCCGACGCCGCCGGCCAACTTTCGCTTGCCGCTCGGATGAAGAATTTTTGGAACCGCGGTTGTTGGACAAACGGCGAATGGTTCGATCAATTCGTTTATCCGTCCGACGTCGACACACCAATCAAGTTGCGGTTGCATGCGGTCGAGCCCCAGCGGATCCAAACGCCGATGACGGAAGCGGGCAACCCCGCCATCACACTCGGCATCAAACGCGACGCGCTTCGTCGCCCGAAAGAGTATTGGGTTGCCAACGATTGGTACGGTTTCAACGGCGGCAAATGGTACACGGCCGATGGATTCATGCACGGGTATGAACAACTCGAGGTGGGACAAGCACGCGGGGTGCCTTGGGCCCAATCGGGGTTGCCGACGGCGGCCGATTTGCGTGACTACGACGACCAAGTCATGGACGCGGCCCGGGCGGCGGCCGACATGGCGATCGTGTTGCAAACCAAACATCCCGACGCACCCTATGTGGAATCGAAAGCATCGGTGCCGTTTCGTCGTCGCCGGATGACGCATGTCGCCCCGGGCTGGGAAGCGGCCCAGCTGCAGCCGCACCAACCGACCGCTCAATACAAAGATCATCGTCACGAGCGGATGGGGGATCTTGGTCGCGGCAAAGGTGTCCCGTCGATGGTCACCCGTTTGGACGCACGCGAGCACAACTATTCGTCGGCTCGGTTTGATCGTGGTTTGTTGCATGAATCAGCCAAGCACGTTCGAACGACCCTTTACAACCCCAAGTTGAAAGTGCTTGTGGTGCGGGTGTTGAGCGAAGCCATCTTGGTTGGCGTCTTACCCCCGCCGCCATGTCGCTTCGGTGTCGAACAAATTTGGCCGGCGATGCCGCAAGTCGACGAGGACAAGTCGAGTCGAGCGGAAAATCGCTACCTCGGCAATGGCACGCTTAGTTATTCCGCGGCGTGTGCCGAGCGTCATGGCCGCCGCGCCAACGATGTGATTCGGATTCGTCAACGCGACGCCAATCGATTGGCCGCGGCCGGGTTGCCGAGCGTCGCGGAATCGGTCGGCACCGCACAGAAGAGCGAGTCGAGCGAGACGCCAAAAACCGATGAATCGTAA